One genomic region from Fictibacillus marinisediminis encodes:
- a CDS encoding TetR/AcrR family transcriptional regulator, giving the protein MKQRKVEIIESAIALFAEKGFHSTSIQDITDHAGMSKGAFYNYFSSKEELMIALFHYYNDKISQKISEIGEQNLPPRETIKKQMVALFTSFTEHKNFIIMHFREQNSTINEEMRKHMLKTQYRSMKWLETNLLSLYGEEITPHLGDLILMAQGLQNTYIRIFIFDDQLLQPEALAEFLLQRLDDIVAGLLKTKSTMISIKNLENLFSRLHLHTEQSLQDTIHQKLLNMGKTLDKLPLPAEKRDELKSVIEFLLSENEKTDPNKMVFQGMLANLKGVKELENDRKDIARIMGIELL; this is encoded by the coding sequence ATGAAACAGAGAAAAGTAGAAATCATTGAGTCGGCGATTGCCTTATTTGCGGAAAAAGGATTTCATTCAACATCCATTCAGGACATCACCGATCATGCCGGGATGTCAAAAGGGGCTTTTTATAATTATTTTTCCTCTAAGGAAGAATTGATGATTGCCCTATTCCATTACTACAACGATAAAATCAGTCAAAAGATCTCAGAAATCGGGGAACAAAATCTTCCTCCCCGCGAAACAATAAAAAAGCAAATGGTCGCACTGTTTACTTCATTCACAGAGCATAAAAACTTCATTATCATGCATTTTAGAGAACAGAATTCAACGATCAATGAAGAGATGCGGAAGCACATGCTGAAAACACAATATAGATCGATGAAATGGCTGGAAACAAACCTGCTTTCTTTGTACGGAGAAGAAATTACTCCTCATTTGGGGGATTTAATTTTGATGGCTCAGGGTCTTCAAAACACATACATTCGTATTTTTATTTTTGATGATCAGCTTCTCCAGCCAGAAGCACTGGCTGAATTCCTGCTGCAGAGATTGGATGACATCGTTGCCGGTTTGCTGAAAACGAAGTCCACGATGATTTCGATCAAGAACTTAGAAAACCTGTTTTCCCGTCTTCATCTCCATACGGAACAATCTCTACAGGATACCATTCATCAAAAGCTTTTAAACATGGGAAAAACGCTGGATAAACTCCCTCTCCCCGCTGAAAAAAGGGACGAGCTGAAAAGTGTCATCGAATTCTTGCTGAGTGAAAATGAAAAAACAGATCCGAACAAGATGGTATTCCAGGGCATGCTTGCCAACCTGAAAGGGGTAAAGGAATTAGAGAATGACAGGAAAGATATTGCGCGGATTATGGGGATTGAGCTTCTTTAA
- a CDS encoding YciI family protein: MTQKQFIYTLKLIPRLVDENNWTEKEESIVSDHFQALQELKMADKLIMAGRTLNMDETTFGIVILLADTEEDARTMMENDPAVKEGVMTAELFPYKIALLNENFLKLNQNA, from the coding sequence ATGACACAAAAACAATTTATCTATACGTTAAAATTGATTCCACGATTAGTAGATGAAAACAATTGGACTGAAAAAGAGGAAAGCATCGTATCAGATCACTTTCAAGCACTGCAGGAGCTAAAGATGGCAGATAAACTCATTATGGCCGGCCGGACCCTGAACATGGATGAAACCACGTTCGGCATTGTCATTTTGCTGGCTGATACGGAAGAGGATGCCAGAACGATGATGGAAAATGATCCTGCAGTAAAAGAAGGAGTCATGACCGCTGAACTTTTCCCTTACAAAATTGCCTTGTTGAACGAAAACTTTCTAAAACTTAATCAAAATGCATAA